One window of Prochlorococcus marinus XMU1408 genomic DNA carries:
- a CDS encoding TatD family hydrolase codes for MSDQKSSIIDSHCHIVFSNFDEDREKVAERWRSQGVKALLHACVEPSEIPAIKSLADQFHEMRYSVGVHPLDVHHWRPETLNVLKNAALDDKRVVAIGELGLDLFKAENLSEQLSILMPQLKLAYELNLPVIVHCRDAAKEMQEVFSKLTEENCCPRGVMHCWSGNLREMRDFLDLGFYISFSGNVTFKKAIDIHECAREVPSTRFLVETDSPFLSPVPHRGKRNEPSFVRHVVEKISELKGESFYEIAEKSTQNARKLFGLP; via the coding sequence TTGAGCGATCAAAAAAGTTCAATAATTGATAGTCACTGCCATATCGTATTCTCTAACTTTGATGAAGATAGAGAAAAAGTTGCAGAAAGGTGGCGATCCCAAGGTGTTAAAGCTTTATTACACGCTTGTGTAGAGCCTTCGGAAATACCGGCTATCAAGTCATTGGCTGATCAATTCCACGAAATGAGGTATTCAGTTGGAGTTCATCCATTAGATGTTCATCACTGGAGACCTGAAACTTTAAATGTTTTAAAAAATGCAGCTCTTGATGATAAGAGAGTCGTTGCGATAGGAGAATTAGGTCTTGATCTTTTCAAGGCAGAAAATTTGAGTGAGCAGCTATCTATCTTAATGCCCCAATTAAAGCTTGCTTATGAATTGAATTTGCCAGTAATTGTTCATTGCAGAGATGCTGCTAAAGAGATGCAAGAAGTCTTCTCGAAGCTTACTGAAGAGAATTGTTGTCCGAGAGGTGTTATGCATTGCTGGAGTGGAAATCTTCGGGAGATGAGAGACTTTCTTGATCTGGGCTTTTACATAAGCTTTAGCGGGAATGTAACTTTCAAAAAAGCGATTGATATCCATGAATGTGCGAGAGAAGTCCCTTCAACAAGGTTTCTTGTTGAAACAGATAGTCCTTTCTTGTCTCCTGTTCCGCATAGAGGCAAGAGGAATGAGCCTTCTTTCGTAAGGCATGTAGTAGAAAAAATTTCAGAGCTTAAAGGTGAAAGCTTTTATGAAATTGCCGAAAAAAGCACTCAAAATGCAAGGAAATTGTTTGGGTTGCCTTAA
- the rpiA gene encoding ribose-5-phosphate isomerase RpiA encodes MDLQTQMKHAVAQAAVDKIQNGMVLGLGSGSTAALMIEALAQKIKSGVIKDVVGVTTSFQGEVLAAELGIPLKSLSSVSQIDLAIDGADEVDSSFQLIKGGGACHVQEKLVAALAKKFIVVVDSTKIVERLNLDFKLPVEVLPSAWKQVKKTLEDLGGVGQLRMAQKKAGPIVTDQGNLILDLTFQNGIDQPEQLESQINNIPGVLENGLFVNLTDEVLVGKVENEVVVVESLSKI; translated from the coding sequence ATGGATCTCCAAACTCAGATGAAACATGCAGTTGCTCAAGCTGCTGTAGACAAAATTCAAAACGGGATGGTTCTTGGTCTGGGTTCTGGCTCCACAGCAGCATTGATGATTGAGGCTCTTGCTCAGAAAATAAAATCAGGAGTAATTAAAGATGTTGTTGGTGTAACTACATCTTTTCAGGGCGAAGTGCTTGCTGCCGAATTAGGAATACCACTTAAATCTCTATCTTCTGTCTCACAAATTGATCTTGCAATAGATGGAGCAGATGAAGTTGATTCTAGCTTTCAGCTAATTAAAGGTGGAGGCGCTTGTCATGTGCAAGAAAAACTTGTAGCTGCTTTGGCCAAAAAATTTATAGTTGTTGTTGACTCAACAAAAATTGTTGAAAGATTAAATCTTGATTTCAAGTTGCCAGTAGAGGTTTTACCTTCCGCTTGGAAACAAGTAAAAAAAACCTTAGAAGATTTGGGTGGAGTAGGGCAACTTAGGATGGCCCAGAAAAAGGCTGGACCAATTGTTACTGATCAGGGTAACTTGATTCTTGATTTAACCTTTCAGAATGGTATTGATCAACCAGAACAACTTGAAAGTCAAATTAATAACATTCCAGGTGTTCTTGAAAATGGACTTTTTGTAAATCTGACAGATGAGGTTTTAGTTGGAAAAGTTGAAAATGAAGTAGTTGTTGTTGAATCACTTAGCAAGATTTAG
- the rpoB gene encoding DNA-directed RNA polymerase subunit beta, with translation MSRSAIQVAKAATYLPDLVEVQRSSFKWFLDKGLIEELDNFSPITDYTGKLELHFIGAEYKLKRPRHDVEEAKRRDATFASQMYVTCRLVNKETGEIKEQEVFIGELPLMTERGTFIINGAERVIVNQIVRSPGVYFKDEQDKNGRRTYNASVIPNRGAWLKFETDKNDLLHVRVDKTRKINAHVLMRAMGLSDNDVIDKLRHPEFYKKSIDAANEEGISSEDQALLELYKKLRPGEPPSVSGGQQLLQTRFFDPKRYDLGRVGRYKINKKLRLTIPDNIRTLTNEDVLSTLDYLINLELDVGGATLDDIDHLGNRRVRSVGELLQNQVRVGLNRLERIIKERMTVGETDSLTPAQLVNPKPLVAAIKEFFGSSQLSQFMDQTNPLAELTHKRRISALGPGGLTRERAGFAVRDIHPSHYGRLCPIETPEGPNAGLINSLATHARVNEYGFIETPFWKVDNGRLIKEGDPIYLSADLEDECRVAPGDVATDEEGKILTELVPVRYRQDFETVPPEQVDYVQLSPVQVISVAASLIPFIEHDDANRALMGSNMQRQAVPLLRPERPLVGTGLETQVARDSGMVPISKVNGTVTYVDANAIVVTDEEGNDHTHYLQKYQRSNQDTCLNHRPIVMNGDQVIVGQVLADGSACEGGEIALGQNVLIAYMPWEGYNYEDAILVSERLVTDDLYTSVHIEKYEIEARQTKLGPEEITREIPNVSEESLGNLDEMGIIRIGAFVESGDILVGKVTPKGESDQPPEEKLLRAIFGEKARDVRDNSLRVPSTERGRVVDVRIYTREQGDELPPGANMVVRVYVAQRRKIQVGDKMAGRHGNKGIISRILPREDMPYLPDGTPVDICLNPLGVPSRMNVGQVFELLMGWAASNLNCRVKVVPFDEMYGPEMSNQTVQAYLKEAAKQPGKSWVFNPEDPGKLLLTDGRTGEPFDQPVAVGYAHFLKLVHLVDDKIHARSTGPYSLVTQQPLGGKAQQGGQRLGEMEVWALEAYGAAYTLQELLTVKSDDMQGRNEALNSIVKGKPIPRPGTPESFKVLMRELQSLGLDIGVYTDDGKEVDLMQDVNPRRSTPSRPTYESLGKEYEE, from the coding sequence ATGAGCAGAAGCGCGATTCAGGTAGCCAAAGCAGCTACATATCTGCCTGATTTGGTTGAGGTTCAAAGATCAAGTTTTAAGTGGTTCTTGGATAAAGGCTTGATAGAAGAATTAGATAATTTTTCTCCTATTACTGACTATACAGGTAAGCTTGAATTACATTTTATAGGAGCTGAGTACAAGCTTAAGCGCCCTAGGCATGATGTAGAAGAAGCAAAAAGAAGAGATGCAACTTTTGCTTCTCAGATGTACGTGACTTGTCGTTTAGTTAATAAAGAAACCGGAGAGATCAAAGAGCAAGAAGTTTTTATAGGTGAACTACCTTTAATGACAGAAAGGGGAACTTTTATAATAAATGGTGCTGAAAGAGTAATAGTTAATCAAATTGTTCGTAGTCCTGGAGTCTATTTCAAAGACGAGCAAGATAAAAATGGTAGAAGAACTTATAATGCGAGTGTTATTCCTAATCGTGGTGCATGGTTAAAGTTTGAGACTGATAAAAATGATTTGTTGCATGTTCGTGTAGATAAAACAAGAAAAATTAATGCACATGTCCTAATGAGGGCAATGGGTTTATCCGATAATGATGTAATAGATAAATTAAGACATCCGGAGTTTTATAAAAAGTCAATTGATGCTGCAAATGAAGAGGGTATAAGTTCAGAAGATCAGGCTCTTTTAGAGCTTTATAAGAAACTTAGGCCAGGCGAGCCTCCATCGGTTAGTGGAGGTCAACAGTTACTTCAAACAAGATTTTTTGATCCAAAACGTTATGACTTGGGGAGAGTTGGTAGATATAAAATTAATAAAAAATTACGCCTAACTATCCCAGACAATATTCGGACACTTACAAATGAAGATGTTCTATCTACATTAGATTATTTAATAAATTTAGAATTGGATGTTGGCGGAGCAACATTGGATGATATTGATCATTTAGGTAATAGAAGAGTAAGGTCTGTTGGAGAGCTTTTACAGAATCAAGTCCGAGTTGGATTAAATAGACTTGAAAGAATAATCAAGGAGAGAATGACAGTTGGGGAAACAGATTCTCTTACCCCAGCTCAATTAGTTAATCCAAAACCTTTAGTAGCAGCAATTAAAGAATTTTTTGGTTCAAGTCAATTAAGTCAATTTATGGATCAAACTAATCCATTGGCTGAGTTAACTCACAAAAGACGTATATCTGCCTTGGGACCAGGTGGCTTAACTCGTGAAAGAGCTGGGTTTGCTGTTAGGGATATTCATCCATCTCATTATGGAAGACTTTGTCCAATTGAAACTCCTGAAGGTCCAAATGCAGGTCTTATAAATTCATTAGCTACTCACGCAAGAGTTAATGAATATGGTTTTATTGAGACACCTTTCTGGAAAGTAGATAATGGAAGATTAATTAAAGAAGGAGATCCTATTTATTTATCTGCGGATTTAGAAGATGAGTGCAGGGTTGCCCCTGGTGATGTGGCTACTGACGAAGAAGGAAAAATATTGACAGAACTTGTTCCAGTTAGGTATCGACAAGACTTTGAAACTGTTCCACCCGAGCAAGTTGATTATGTCCAACTTTCACCTGTGCAGGTTATTTCAGTAGCGGCATCTTTAATTCCATTTATTGAACATGATGATGCGAACCGAGCTTTGATGGGTTCCAACATGCAAAGACAAGCAGTTCCTCTTTTGCGTCCAGAAAGACCTCTTGTTGGGACTGGTCTAGAAACTCAAGTTGCTAGAGATTCTGGAATGGTTCCAATTTCAAAAGTTAATGGAACAGTAACTTATGTCGATGCGAATGCAATTGTCGTTACTGATGAAGAAGGAAATGACCATACTCATTACTTACAAAAATATCAGAGGTCTAATCAAGATACGTGTTTAAATCATAGGCCTATAGTTATGAACGGTGATCAAGTTATTGTTGGCCAAGTATTAGCAGATGGATCAGCATGTGAGGGAGGAGAAATAGCCCTTGGTCAAAATGTTTTAATTGCATATATGCCATGGGAAGGCTACAACTATGAAGATGCAATTCTGGTTAGCGAAAGATTAGTTACAGATGATCTATATACTTCAGTGCATATAGAAAAATATGAAATTGAAGCTCGTCAAACAAAACTAGGTCCAGAAGAAATAACAAGGGAGATACCAAATGTCTCAGAAGAAAGTCTTGGAAATCTTGATGAGATGGGGATTATCAGAATAGGAGCTTTTGTTGAGAGTGGAGACATTCTTGTTGGAAAAGTAACTCCCAAAGGAGAATCAGATCAACCACCAGAGGAAAAACTTTTAAGGGCTATTTTTGGAGAAAAAGCAAGAGATGTTAGAGATAACTCTCTTCGAGTCCCCTCTACTGAGAGAGGTCGAGTAGTTGATGTCAGAATCTATACAAGAGAACAAGGTGATGAACTACCACCTGGAGCTAACATGGTTGTAAGAGTCTATGTGGCTCAACGTAGAAAGATTCAAGTTGGGGATAAAATGGCTGGTAGGCATGGTAACAAAGGAATTATTAGTAGAATCCTTCCAAGAGAGGATATGCCTTATCTCCCTGATGGAACACCTGTAGACATATGCCTTAACCCATTAGGAGTTCCAAGTCGAATGAATGTGGGACAAGTATTTGAACTCTTGATGGGATGGGCGGCTTCCAACTTGAATTGTCGCGTAAAAGTCGTCCCATTCGATGAGATGTATGGACCAGAGATGTCTAATCAGACTGTTCAAGCTTACTTAAAAGAAGCTGCGAAGCAGCCAGGGAAATCATGGGTTTTTAACCCTGAGGACCCTGGTAAGTTGCTTCTAACAGATGGTCGAACTGGTGAGCCTTTTGATCAACCAGTTGCAGTTGGCTATGCCCATTTCCTTAAACTTGTCCATCTAGTTGACGATAAAATTCATGCTCGATCTACAGGACCTTATTCTTTGGTAACTCAGCAACCTCTTGGTGGTAAGGCTCAGCAGGGAGGTCAGAGATTGGGAGAAATGGAAGTATGGGCGCTAGAGGCTTACGGAGCAGCATATACATTGCAAGAACTCTTAACTGTGAAGTCTGATGATATGCAGGGTAGGAACGAAGCTCTTAATTCCATAGTTAAAGGTAAACCAATCCCAAGGCCTGGGACGCCAGAATCTTTCAAAGTTTTGATGAGAGAACTTCAGTCATTGGGATTAGATATTGGAGTTTATACAGATGATGGGAAAGAGGTTGATCTAATGCAAGATGTGAATCCTCGAAGAAGCACGCCAAGTAGACCTACCTATGAATCATTAGGTAAAGAGTACGAGGAGTAA
- a CDS encoding DNA-directed RNA polymerase subunit gamma, whose amino-acid sequence MTNSNLRTENHFDYVKIKLASPERVMEWGQRTLPNGQVVGEVTKPETINYRTLKPEMDGLFCEKIFGPSKDWECHCGKYKRVRHRGIVCERCGVEVTESRVRRHRMGFIKLAAPVSHVWYLKGIPSYVAILLDMPLRDVEQIVYFNCYVVLDIGDSKDLKYKQLLTEDEWLEIEDEIYAEDSTIENEPIVGIGAEALKQLLEDLNLKEVAEQLREEISTSKGQKRAKLIKRLRVIDNFIATSASPEWMVLDAIPVIPPDLRPMVQLDGGRFATSDLNDLYRRVINRNNRLARLQEILAPEIIVRNEKRMLQEAVDALIDNGRRGRTVVGANNRPLKSLSDIIEGKQGRFRQNLLGKRVDYSGRSVIVVGPKLKMHQCGLPKEMAIELFQPFVIHRLIRQNIVNNIKAAKKLIQKADDEVMQVLQEVIDGHPILLNRAPTLHRLGIQAFEPKLVAGRAIQLHPLVCPAFNADFDGDQMAVHVPLAIEAQTEARMLMLASNNILSPATGDPIVTPSQDMVLGSYYLTAIQPQANQPKFGDYSQTYASLEDVIKALEDKRINLHDWVWVRFSGEVEDDDELQKPHKLETLKDGTRIEEWTFRRDRLDEDGSLISRYILTTVGRVVMNHTIIDAVAATS is encoded by the coding sequence ATGACCAATAGCAATCTACGCACAGAAAATCATTTTGATTACGTCAAAATTAAATTAGCTTCACCTGAAAGAGTAATGGAATGGGGGCAAAGAACTTTGCCCAACGGTCAGGTTGTAGGTGAAGTTACAAAGCCTGAAACAATTAATTATCGAACGTTGAAGCCAGAGATGGATGGATTGTTTTGTGAAAAGATTTTTGGTCCATCAAAAGATTGGGAATGTCATTGTGGGAAATATAAAAGAGTCAGACATCGTGGAATTGTTTGTGAAAGGTGTGGCGTTGAGGTTACAGAAAGTCGTGTAAGAAGACATAGAATGGGATTTATAAAATTAGCTGCTCCTGTTTCACATGTTTGGTATCTAAAAGGGATCCCTAGCTATGTAGCTATCTTATTAGACATGCCTCTAAGAGATGTCGAGCAGATCGTTTACTTTAATTGTTATGTTGTTTTAGATATAGGTGATAGTAAGGATCTTAAATATAAACAGCTACTAACAGAAGATGAATGGCTTGAAATTGAAGATGAGATTTATGCTGAGGATTCAACTATTGAGAATGAACCTATTGTTGGAATAGGTGCAGAGGCTTTAAAACAATTACTTGAAGATTTAAATTTAAAAGAAGTTGCTGAGCAATTGAGAGAAGAAATTTCAACAAGTAAAGGTCAAAAAAGAGCTAAGCTTATAAAAAGGTTAAGGGTTATAGATAATTTTATAGCTACTAGTGCAAGTCCAGAATGGATGGTTTTAGATGCGATACCTGTAATCCCTCCTGATTTAAGACCTATGGTTCAATTGGATGGAGGAAGATTTGCTACATCAGATTTAAATGACTTATATAGAAGAGTAATCAATAGGAACAATCGTCTTGCTCGTCTTCAAGAAATCTTGGCACCAGAAATCATTGTAAGAAATGAAAAAAGGATGTTGCAAGAGGCTGTGGATGCACTAATTGATAATGGTAGAAGAGGAAGAACAGTTGTTGGTGCAAATAATCGTCCTTTGAAATCATTGAGCGACATTATTGAGGGTAAGCAAGGTAGATTCCGACAAAATTTACTTGGGAAAAGGGTTGATTATTCTGGCCGTTCTGTAATTGTAGTTGGCCCTAAATTAAAAATGCATCAATGTGGATTGCCAAAAGAAATGGCAATAGAGCTTTTTCAACCTTTTGTAATTCACAGATTGATTCGTCAGAATATTGTTAACAACATCAAGGCTGCAAAGAAATTGATTCAGAAAGCTGACGATGAAGTTATGCAGGTATTACAGGAAGTTATAGACGGACATCCAATTCTTCTCAACCGTGCCCCTACTTTGCACCGATTAGGTATCCAAGCTTTTGAGCCTAAATTAGTTGCTGGTCGAGCGATACAGCTACATCCATTGGTATGTCCAGCTTTTAACGCTGATTTTGATGGAGATCAAATGGCCGTCCATGTGCCTTTAGCTATTGAGGCGCAAACAGAAGCAAGGATGTTGATGTTAGCGAGTAATAATATTCTTTCCCCCGCAACTGGTGATCCAATTGTTACTCCCTCACAAGATATGGTTTTAGGCTCGTATTACCTCACTGCAATTCAACCTCAGGCAAATCAGCCTAAGTTTGGGGATTATTCACAAACATATGCCTCACTTGAAGACGTAATAAAAGCTCTCGAAGATAAAAGAATAAATCTACATGATTGGGTATGGGTCCGATTCTCTGGTGAAGTTGAGGATGATGATGAACTTCAGAAACCGCATAAGTTAGAGACTTTGAAAGATGGAACTCGTATTGAGGAATGGACATTTAGACGAGACCGTTTAGATGAAGACGGCAGTTTAATTAGCCGTTACATCTTGACTACAGTTGGTCGTGTTGTCATGAATCATACAATTATTGACGCTGTAGCAGCTACTTCATAA
- the hisD gene encoding histidinol dehydrogenase codes for MTQIINKNAVQKNLSKKSIIKIANNIDQAKLELKRITDRTSGNVQDEAIKVVNEILKNVCERGDEALKEYTSRFDGFIAEELQVPSDLILKAWEETPKALQDSLLLAKKRIEKFHRLQIPKNINYKGVHGESLGRRWRPVEKAGIYVPGGRAAYPSTVLMNAIPAYVAGVNQTIMVSPANSKGELNKTVLAAAHITGINKVFRIGGAQAIGALANGTESIPKVDVITGPGNIYVTLAKKNVYGKVGIDSLAGPSEILIIADQSAKLEHVASDMLAQSEHDPLASAILITTNKELSKKLPAELERQLINHPRYEICKKSIIDWGLIVLCDELEACIELSDSFAPEHLELLVTDPQELSKNIRNAGAIFMGSWSPEAVGDYLGGPNHTLPTSGTARFAGALGVETFMKNTSLIDFSQEAFDETKHAIVHLANSEGLHSHAESILIRDSKSC; via the coding sequence ATGACGCAAATAATTAATAAAAATGCGGTTCAAAAAAACCTCTCAAAAAAATCAATTATAAAAATAGCTAACAATATCGATCAGGCTAAGCTTGAGCTGAAGAGAATTACTGATAGAACATCGGGAAACGTTCAAGACGAAGCCATAAAGGTAGTTAATGAAATACTTAAAAACGTATGCGAGAGGGGTGATGAAGCTCTTAAAGAATACACTTCTCGCTTTGATGGATTTATTGCGGAAGAATTGCAAGTACCATCAGATTTAATATTGAAAGCCTGGGAAGAGACACCTAAGGCTTTGCAAGATTCACTTTTATTAGCAAAAAAAAGAATTGAAAAATTTCATAGACTTCAAATTCCAAAAAATATCAATTACAAGGGGGTGCATGGAGAATCACTAGGGAGAAGATGGCGTCCAGTTGAAAAAGCGGGAATATATGTACCTGGTGGTAGAGCGGCATATCCAAGCACTGTTCTAATGAATGCTATTCCAGCATACGTAGCAGGAGTGAATCAAACCATAATGGTTTCTCCAGCCAACTCTAAAGGAGAACTAAACAAAACCGTTTTAGCTGCAGCACATATTACTGGTATAAACAAAGTTTTTCGTATTGGAGGTGCTCAAGCTATTGGTGCACTTGCTAATGGAACTGAATCGATTCCAAAAGTAGATGTAATTACTGGACCAGGAAATATATATGTAACATTGGCCAAGAAAAATGTTTATGGAAAAGTAGGCATTGATTCTTTAGCTGGACCAAGTGAAATTCTAATCATTGCTGATCAATCAGCAAAATTGGAACATGTTGCATCTGACATGCTAGCCCAATCAGAACATGACCCTTTAGCATCTGCAATACTAATAACTACCAATAAAGAATTATCGAAAAAATTACCAGCAGAACTTGAACGTCAATTAATCAATCATCCAAGATATGAAATATGCAAAAAGTCAATTATAGATTGGGGTTTAATAGTTCTTTGTGATGAATTAGAAGCTTGCATAGAGTTAAGTGATAGCTTTGCTCCCGAACATCTTGAGTTACTTGTAACCGATCCTCAGGAATTATCAAAAAACATCAGAAATGCTGGTGCAATATTTATGGGCTCATGGAGCCCTGAGGCTGTTGGAGATTATCTCGGAGGGCCAAATCATACCCTTCCAACTTCGGGTACTGCAAGATTTGCTGGTGCTCTTGGGGTGGAAACCTTTATGAAAAATACATCACTTATAGATTTCTCTCAAGAAGCTTTTGATGAAACTAAGCATGCCATAGTGCATTTAGCTAATAGCGAGGGGTTGCATAGCCACGCAGAATCAATATTAATTAGAGACTCTAAATCTTGCTAA
- a CDS encoding ribosome maturation factor RimP, giving the protein MSNQTVTELRVLAAKSASKNGFAVSDFKMFTHLNPLSIQVNIRHQNPDKKVTIDDCSMLSEYIDEAIQNSSIINQPFTLEISSEGVGEILTKEKDFQIFKGFPIEVTYQDLKKIEQKTTGLLLKRSDNDLQINQKGKVHRIPVEDVIEVRLTTPSG; this is encoded by the coding sequence TTGTCTAATCAAACCGTTACAGAATTGAGAGTTCTCGCAGCAAAGTCAGCATCTAAGAATGGCTTTGCTGTAAGTGATTTCAAGATGTTCACTCATCTAAATCCCTTATCAATTCAAGTCAATATTCGACACCAAAATCCTGACAAGAAAGTCACTATTGATGACTGCTCTATGCTTAGTGAATATATTGATGAAGCGATTCAAAATTCATCTATCATTAATCAACCTTTTACTTTAGAAATTAGTAGCGAAGGAGTTGGTGAAATCTTAACTAAGGAAAAAGATTTTCAAATTTTTAAAGGTTTTCCAATTGAAGTTACTTATCAGGATTTAAAAAAAATTGAACAAAAAACAACTGGTTTGCTTCTAAAAAGGTCAGATAATGATCTTCAAATAAATCAAAAGGGTAAAGTTCACCGAATCCCAGTCGAAGACGTTATTGAAGTCCGACTTACAACACCTTCTGGTTAA
- the rpsT gene encoding 30S ribosomal protein S20, which produces MANTNSAKKRIQIAERNRLENKNYKSTVRTLMKRCFVACGIFEKEPGDESKADLQKTFNLAFSKIDKAVKKGVLHRNTGANQKSRLSLALKKVLKEVV; this is translated from the coding sequence GTGGCAAATACCAACTCAGCTAAAAAGCGAATTCAAATAGCGGAACGCAACCGCCTTGAAAACAAAAATTACAAATCTACAGTTCGCACGTTAATGAAGCGATGCTTTGTTGCTTGTGGGATCTTTGAAAAAGAACCTGGTGATGAATCTAAAGCAGATCTTCAAAAAACGTTCAATTTAGCCTTCAGTAAAATTGATAAAGCCGTTAAAAAAGGTGTTTTGCATAGGAACACAGGGGCTAATCAAAAATCTAGACTTAGCCTTGCTCTTAAAAAAGTTTTGAAGGAAGTTGTTTGA
- a CDS encoding trypsin-like peptidase domain-containing protein, whose product MISFKKLAIIWRTTKKFFIASILFCFLFAPLAALALEDFDISESHSFVANVASKVSPSVVRIDIEREIQADEFESDLLDPLLRDLLGDLGGFPQKERGQGSGVIIDTSGLILTNAHVVERVDHVMITLQNGNQVDGKVIGTDQVTDLALVKIKEFSGIKSAKLGDSEDIQVGDWAIALGTPYGLESTVTLGIVSSLHRDINTLGFSDKRLDLIQTDAAINPGNSGGPLINSIGEVIGINTLVRSGPGAGLGFAIPINLASKVTNQLLANGEVIHPYLGAQLVLLNERIAKEHNQDPNALIFLPERSGALVQSVIPQSPAEEGGLRRGDLVINAEGNAINDPRTLLMQVENAQIGKPFELEVLRNNKEINLSIKPAALPGIS is encoded by the coding sequence ATGATCAGCTTTAAAAAGTTAGCAATCATTTGGAGAACGACCAAAAAATTTTTTATTGCTTCAATTCTATTTTGCTTTTTGTTTGCTCCATTAGCTGCATTAGCCTTAGAAGATTTTGACATAAGTGAATCGCATAGTTTTGTTGCCAATGTTGCAAGTAAGGTTTCACCATCGGTAGTAAGAATTGATATTGAACGGGAAATTCAAGCAGACGAATTTGAATCTGATTTACTTGACCCATTGTTAAGAGATCTTTTAGGAGACTTGGGGGGCTTCCCTCAAAAGGAGCGGGGACAAGGTTCAGGAGTAATTATTGACACTTCCGGATTAATCCTTACTAACGCTCATGTGGTTGAAAGAGTTGATCATGTAATGATTACTCTGCAAAACGGTAACCAAGTTGATGGAAAAGTAATTGGGACAGATCAAGTAACTGATTTGGCTTTAGTAAAAATTAAAGAATTTTCTGGTATAAAAAGTGCAAAATTGGGAGATTCAGAAGACATTCAAGTTGGAGATTGGGCAATTGCACTTGGAACTCCTTACGGGCTTGAAAGCACTGTCACATTGGGTATAGTCAGTAGTCTTCACCGAGATATAAACACTCTTGGCTTTTCAGATAAGAGATTGGATTTAATTCAAACTGATGCAGCGATAAATCCTGGCAATTCAGGAGGACCTTTGATCAATTCAATTGGAGAAGTTATTGGAATAAATACTTTGGTGAGATCAGGACCAGGGGCTGGATTGGGATTTGCAATTCCAATTAATCTAGCCTCTAAAGTTACTAATCAGCTGCTCGCCAATGGTGAGGTTATTCATCCTTACCTTGGGGCGCAGTTGGTTTTGCTGAATGAAAGAATAGCTAAAGAACATAATCAAGATCCAAATGCATTGATTTTTTTACCTGAAAGATCAGGAGCACTTGTTCAATCTGTTATTCCTCAAAGTCCAGCTGAGGAAGGAGGCCTAAGACGAGGTGATCTTGTAATTAACGCAGAGGGGAATGCAATTAATGATCCAAGAACTTTACTAATGCAAGTTGAGAATGCTCAAATAGGAAAGCCTTTTGAATTGGAAGTTCTAAGAAATAATAAAGAAATTAATCTTTCTATTAAGCCTGCTGCTTTACCGGGAATAAGCTAA